Proteins encoded together in one Triticum dicoccoides isolate Atlit2015 ecotype Zavitan chromosome 7B, WEW_v2.0, whole genome shotgun sequence window:
- the LOC119341063 gene encoding calcium/calmodulin-regulated receptor-like kinase 1, giving the protein MNGVSEGLIIGTTVGVVIGVLLAVGILLCMRYRRSQAQIRSSSSRRSSTIPIRANGVNTCAELSNSTTGQESPREFEDRGPSLWIEGPGRKSLISASGIPKYAYKELQKATSNFTKLLGQGAFGPVYKADMSSGEILAVKVLANNSKQGEKEFQNEVLLLGRLHHRNLVNLVGYCAEKGQHILLYAYMPNGSLASHLYGENSAPLRWDLRVNIALDVARGLEYLHDGAVPPVVHRDIKSPNILLDQSMHARVADFGLSREEMLTRNGANIRGTYGYLDPEYVSSRSFTKKSDVYSYGVLLFELIAGRNPQQGLMEYVELAAINADGKTGWEEIADSRLEGAFDVEELNDMAAAAYKCVSRVSRKRPSMRDVVQALIRVAKHSHSSRNHHGRRLPPGRTDDESVDLEASEGQSSASGHQRQESVGSVSELPDV; this is encoded by the exons ATGAATGGGGTTTCTGAAGGTCTGATCATCGGTACCACGGTTGGTGTGGTGATAGGGGTGCTGCTGGCAGTTGGAATACTCCTGTGCATGAGGTATCGGCGTTCTCAGGCGCAAATAAGGAGCAGTAGCTCGAGGAGGTCATCGACTATCCCCATCCGTGCAAATGGTGTTAATACATGTGCAGAGCTGTCGAACTCAACTACAGGGCAGGAATCGCCGAGAGAGTTTGAAGATCGTGGACCATCCCTGTGGATTGAAGGACCTGGAAGGAAGAGCCTAATATCAGCTTCTGGGATACCCAAATATGCGTACAA GGAACTGCAGAAAGCTACCAGCAATTTCACAAAACTGTTGGGCCAAGGAGCCTTTGGTCCTGTTTACAAAGCTGACATGTCATCTGGTGAGATATTGGCTGTTAAAGTACTTGCTAACAATTCAAAGCAAGGTGAAAAGGAGTTCCAAAATGAG GTCTTACTTCTTGGGCGATTGCACCACAGGAATCTGGTGAACTTGGTTGGTTACTGTGCTGAAAAGGGGCAACACATTCTGTTATATGCATACATGCCTAATGGGAGCCTAGCATCACACTTATATG GTGAAAACAGTGCACCACTGAGGTGGGATTTGAGGGTAAATATAGCTCTAGATGTTGCTAGGGGGTTGGAATACCTACATGATGGG GCTGTTCCTCCGGTGGTTCATCGAGACATCAAATCACCAAACATTTTACTGGATCAGTCCATGCATGCTAGG GTTGCCGACTTTGGATTGTCAAGAGAAGAAATGCTTACTAGAAACGGGGCCAACATACGTGGAACTTATGGATATCTTGATCCGGAGTACGTGTCCTCACGATCATTCACAAAGAAGAGTGATGTGTACAGCTACGGTGTTCTGCTATTTGAACTGATCGCTGGCAGAAACCCTCAACAAGGTTTAATGGAATATGTTGAGCTT GCTGCAATCAACGCTGATGGCAAGACTGGGTGGGAGGAAATTGCCGACTCTCGGTTAGAAGGCGCATTTGACGTGGAGGAGCTCAATGACATGGCTGCCGCAGCTTACAAATGTGTAAGCCGTGTCTCCCGAAAGCGACCATCGATGCGGGATGTTGTCCAGGCACTGATCCGGGTGGCAAAACACAGCCACAGTAGCAGGAACCATCATGGCAGGAGGCTTCCACCGGGCAGGACGGATGACGAATCTGTTGACCTTGAGGCATCAGAGGGTCAGTCATCTGCCTCTGGCCATCAGAGACAGGAATCGGTTGGCAGTGTCTCTGAACTTCCGGACGTCTGA